One segment of Acetoanaerobium noterae DNA contains the following:
- a CDS encoding methyl-accepting chemotaxis protein, which yields MKSIKTKLITLFSILILISSMAIGASSIIQSSNAISKEAENGLKLLLHEGAHVIESRALAQHKVLNTLTGLPEIQSMSWEVQNVFIKEHLKDTDFLALGIVYPDGKAYFSDGSIKDYSKMDFILKALEGKDSISDVLLDNSTKELNLIYASPIKKNGQVIGALVGVRDGKGLSALTNELHYGEEGYAYAINKEGTVVAHTDMNLVINGFNPIESAKTDSSFESVANLFDKISKESIGISTYDYNGKKLYAAFTPIEGTPWTLILTADEEEVLSSVPTIQKSILTITFIILLISIVITYFIGRNIADPIINIKNCAKKISELDITEDIEDKLLKKSDEIGILAVSMQTVILNLREILGKMSISSQSLTSASEELTATASQSSYAAEEIAKAIEQVALSASEQAQSTEKGVYNAVNLGQTIETDIKYMDDLNIASKKVNVAVTEGIKDIQSLTEITNDSSIAIKAIHDVIIKTNHSSEKIGEASHVIASIAEQTNLLALNAAIEAARAGEAGKGFSVVAEEIRKLAEQSSLSTKSIDGVVKELQSNAQDAVNTVEKVLVIAKEQFKVVDKSKVKYEEIGDFMVIAQSCIDNLNSSCREMEIMKNVIVEAFEHLSAVAEENSASTQEISGSIEEQTASIEEISSASESLAELAENLQQIILRFKI from the coding sequence ATGAAAAGTATAAAAACAAAATTAATTACATTATTTTCTATTTTAATTTTGATTTCATCAATGGCAATAGGAGCATCATCGATTATTCAATCATCAAATGCTATATCTAAGGAAGCTGAAAATGGTTTAAAGCTTTTACTACATGAAGGGGCACATGTAATTGAAAGCAGAGCACTGGCTCAACATAAAGTATTAAATACACTAACTGGACTTCCAGAAATTCAAAGCATGTCATGGGAAGTTCAAAATGTATTTATAAAAGAACATTTAAAGGATACTGACTTCTTAGCCTTAGGAATAGTTTATCCAGATGGAAAAGCTTATTTTTCAGATGGTAGCATTAAAGATTATTCAAAAATGGATTTTATTCTGAAAGCCCTTGAAGGAAAAGATAGTATATCAGATGTTTTATTAGATAACTCAACTAAAGAACTTAATTTAATATATGCCTCCCCTATCAAAAAAAATGGACAAGTGATTGGCGCTTTGGTTGGAGTGAGAGATGGAAAAGGACTTAGCGCTTTGACTAATGAGCTGCATTATGGTGAAGAGGGATATGCCTATGCCATAAATAAAGAGGGTACGGTTGTAGCACATACAGACATGAACTTAGTGATAAATGGATTCAATCCCATAGAATCTGCGAAAACTGATTCAAGCTTTGAGTCAGTAGCAAATCTATTTGATAAGATTTCAAAAGAGTCAATTGGAATATCTACATATGACTACAATGGAAAAAAATTATATGCAGCCTTTACTCCCATAGAAGGAACACCATGGACTTTGATATTGACTGCGGATGAAGAGGAAGTTCTTTCTTCAGTTCCAACTATTCAAAAATCAATATTAACAATTACTTTTATAATATTGTTAATAAGTATAGTTATCACCTACTTTATAGGTAGGAATATTGCAGATCCTATAATAAATATAAAGAATTGCGCTAAAAAAATATCTGAGCTGGATATTACTGAGGATATAGAGGATAAGCTATTAAAAAAATCAGACGAAATAGGAATATTAGCAGTGTCTATGCAAACAGTAATTTTGAATTTAAGAGAAATACTAGGTAAAATGAGTATATCATCTCAAAGCTTGACCTCAGCTTCAGAAGAGCTGACAGCAACTGCTTCACAATCTTCTTATGCGGCTGAAGAAATTGCAAAAGCTATAGAACAGGTTGCACTTAGCGCATCAGAGCAAGCTCAAAGTACTGAAAAAGGAGTTTATAATGCTGTTAATTTAGGTCAGACAATAGAAACTGACATAAAATATATGGATGACCTCAACATTGCCTCTAAAAAAGTTAATGTAGCTGTAACTGAAGGGATAAAGGATATTCAATCTCTTACAGAAATTACTAATGACAGCAGTATAGCTATAAAGGCTATTCATGATGTAATAATTAAAACTAATCACAGCTCAGAAAAAATAGGTGAAGCAAGCCATGTTATAGCATCAATCGCTGAGCAAACCAACCTATTAGCTCTAAATGCTGCAATTGAAGCGGCAAGGGCAGGAGAAGCTGGGAAAGGATTTTCTGTTGTAGCTGAAGAAATTAGAAAATTGGCAGAGCAGTCATCATTATCAACGAAATCAATAGATGGTGTGGTAAAAGAGCTTCAAAGTAACGCGCAAGATGCTGTAAATACTGTGGAAAAAGTTTTAGTAATTGCAAAAGAGCAGTTTAAAGTTGTAGATAAAAGTAAAGTTAAATATGAAGAAATTGGAGATTTTATGGTTATTGCTCAAAGCTGCATTGATAATCTGAACTCTTCATGTAGAGAAATGGAGATAATGAAAAATGTGATAGTAGAAGCGTTTGAACATTTATCTGCTGTGGCTGAAGAAAATTCTGCATCCACTCAAGAAATCTCAGGCTCTATAGAAGAGCAAACAGCATCTATAGAAGAAATATCCAGTGCAAGTGAGTCGCTTGCAGAGCTAGCAGAAAACCTTCAACAAATTATTTTGAGGTTTAAAATATGA
- a CDS encoding diguanylate cyclase, giving the protein MNLNIYDFLMGVIISIVLLFFVLFYHIKLYKNHSFLKIWVAGTGMVILGFVLSLFASVPSFRPYAIMSSNLLLILGQGVYYISLKSFFEDKLKFSNYRSALFSFLLIYISVFSDNTTLRMFSTSIVLLMFSAFVLRLLYSHRTSEIHRSISFLIITYWINISFWIFRVLFTIMVLPSKPELYEFIVLLTDLSALLPSVLGSFGIILLTNQKLSSMLEKEKIKFSNIIDISPDLVVVTKLYDGKIFHANKKFIDKLGYRFEDIQNKSTLELNIWNDNSARNLFLNALVECETLENYEAYLYTKEREPFLGSISSSKIVIEDEQYVISIIRDVSDLRETEKKLIESEQKYKVIALSSASWEAWFNENGKLIWTNEMIKHIIGYSPNEATKLEDIFKDIVISDNLASLAKEYKYALSSRISGKNEFLINHKIFGERWILISWKKIYDSNNVFSGYRTSTIDITDQKKAELKASELANKLKIEKEIAEKNSLIDSMTGLANRRYLEQRIMYEYARMKRNWSNLSIIMIDVDFFKLYNDAYGHVQGDICLKTIAATLRSTVKRQTDLVARYGGEEFVVLLPETDKYSANILADNIKTNIENLEIEHMTSTISDYVTVSIGIATFTKDCNVSCEDLIQKADFALYEAKKIGRNSISHA; this is encoded by the coding sequence ATGAATTTAAATATATATGATTTTTTAATGGGCGTAATTATATCTATAGTACTGTTGTTTTTTGTTTTGTTTTATCACATTAAGCTATATAAAAACCATAGCTTTCTTAAAATATGGGTAGCAGGGACTGGGATGGTAATTTTAGGTTTCGTACTAAGTTTATTTGCAAGTGTTCCCTCCTTTAGACCCTATGCCATTATGTCTAGTAATTTATTGCTGATTCTAGGTCAAGGTGTTTATTATATTTCTTTAAAAAGTTTTTTTGAAGATAAACTTAAGTTTAGTAATTACAGATCAGCTCTTTTTTCTTTTTTATTAATTTATATATCTGTGTTTTCAGACAACACTACGCTTAGAATGTTTAGTACTTCTATTGTTTTACTGATGTTTTCAGCATTCGTGTTAAGACTTTTATATTCTCATAGAACCTCAGAGATACATCGAAGTATTTCATTTTTGATAATTACATACTGGATAAATATTTCATTTTGGATTTTTAGAGTATTGTTTACTATCATGGTTCTTCCTTCTAAACCTGAACTATATGAGTTTATAGTCCTGTTGACTGACTTATCTGCCTTACTGCCATCAGTACTAGGAAGCTTTGGTATTATCCTTCTAACAAATCAAAAGCTTTCTTCTATGCTCGAAAAAGAAAAAATAAAATTTTCTAATATAATAGATATCAGTCCAGATTTAGTTGTGGTAACTAAACTTTATGATGGTAAAATTTTTCATGCTAACAAGAAGTTCATAGATAAGCTTGGCTACAGATTTGAAGATATACAAAATAAATCTACTTTGGAACTAAATATTTGGAATGACAATTCAGCAAGGAATCTGTTCTTAAATGCCCTTGTGGAATGTGAAACTCTAGAAAACTATGAAGCCTATTTATATACCAAAGAAAGAGAGCCCTTTTTAGGAAGTATTTCATCTAGTAAAATAGTAATCGAAGATGAGCAATATGTGATATCAATAATTAGGGATGTAAGTGATTTAAGAGAAACTGAAAAGAAATTAATCGAAAGCGAGCAAAAATACAAAGTTATCGCTCTTTCCTCTGCTAGCTGGGAGGCTTGGTTTAATGAAAATGGAAAGTTAATATGGACTAACGAAATGATAAAGCATATAATCGGATATTCGCCTAATGAAGCCACTAAGCTTGAAGACATCTTTAAAGACATCGTTATCTCAGACAATTTAGCTAGCCTTGCTAAAGAATATAAGTATGCCTTGAGTAGTAGAATTTCTGGTAAAAATGAATTTTTAATTAATCATAAAATATTTGGAGAAAGATGGATTTTGATTTCCTGGAAAAAAATTTATGATTCGAATAATGTTTTTAGTGGATATAGGACAAGTACTATCGATATAACAGATCAGAAAAAAGCTGAGCTAAAAGCATCTGAGCTTGCTAACAAGCTAAAAATAGAAAAAGAAATAGCAGAAAAAAATTCTTTGATTGATTCTATGACCGGACTCGCAAATAGAAGATACCTAGAGCAACGCATAATGTATGAATACGCAAGAATGAAAAGAAATTGGTCTAATTTATCTATCATTATGATAGATGTAGATTTCTTCAAACTTTACAATGACGCTTACGGGCATGTTCAAGGAGATATTTGTTTGAAAACTATAGCAGCTACTTTAAGATCTACCGTTAAACGACAAACTGATTTAGTAGCAAGATATGGAGGAGAGGAATTTGTAGTCCTTCTTCCTGAAACAGACAAGTACTCCGCTAATATATTGGCAGATAATATCAAAACCAATATTGAAAATCTAGAAATAGAGCATATGACATCTACTATTTCTGATTATGTGACTGTGAGTATTGGCATAGCAACTTTTACAAAAGATTGCAATGTAAGCTGTGAAGACCTCATTCAAAAAGCAGACTTCGCTTTATATGAGGCAAAAAAAATAGGAAGAAATTCCATATCTCATGCCTAG
- a CDS encoding B12-binding domain-containing radical SAM protein, translated as MIVFLEKVREKTIFSFFEPIVTEPLELMYIQAILMQEKITSYIVDDKFKLDKPKGAIPDLVILTGYNVAENLIISKAKAYKNKYPTVKIMVSGVHAQLNREVFRTEGIDYVYFSQSLETFRTFIKTAIDLEIDYEKEDNKDINNKDINNKDINNKDINNKYINNKDINNKDINNKEFKSNYFRKGVDIYDKLTDSWQLGQDDVLIKSENIFPDRLVFNDIKSQTRYIDKTQVALVKSSHGCPYSCSFCYCRLLNNGIYLKPDYKRLISEIKEIDSSYIWVIDDSFFIAREDALDFIVNAKNEYLNKSLIIYLRADFIVENEDLMSELKSWGIDEVIVGFESEDESMLSEYNKGQTANIYQKAVNILKKEAIELTALFIVDPAYEIKDFLRLYKYIKKLDLDLYTISIMTPLKGTLDYELRKHELIETDPRKFDFLHLVLKSKLPKWLFYTLFYLCHLRLIKSKRIRKMIRGNYEK; from the coding sequence ATGATAGTTTTTTTAGAAAAAGTAAGAGAAAAAACCATATTTTCATTCTTTGAGCCTATAGTGACTGAACCGCTTGAGCTCATGTATATCCAGGCTATATTAATGCAGGAGAAAATAACCTCCTATATTGTAGATGATAAATTCAAGCTAGATAAGCCTAAAGGAGCTATACCGGATTTAGTAATTTTAACTGGCTACAACGTAGCTGAAAATTTAATAATAAGCAAAGCTAAAGCCTACAAGAATAAATATCCCACTGTAAAAATCATGGTCTCTGGAGTCCATGCTCAGCTCAATCGTGAAGTATTTAGAACTGAAGGGATTGACTACGTATATTTTTCTCAAAGCTTAGAGACATTTAGAACCTTTATAAAAACAGCTATAGATTTAGAAATAGATTATGAAAAAGAAGATAATAAAGATATAAATAATAAAGATATAAATAATAAAGATATAAATAATAAAGATATAAATAATAAATATATAAATAATAAAGATATAAATAATAAAGATATAAATAATAAAGAATTTAAGAGCAATTATTTTCGAAAAGGTGTAGATATTTACGATAAGCTGACTGATTCTTGGCAACTAGGGCAAGATGACGTATTGATAAAAAGTGAAAACATTTTTCCAGATAGACTGGTATTTAATGACATAAAATCACAGACAAGATATATTGATAAGACTCAGGTAGCTCTAGTAAAGTCAAGCCATGGATGCCCATATAGCTGTAGTTTTTGTTATTGCAGACTTCTAAACAATGGAATCTATCTTAAACCTGATTACAAAAGACTTATAAGTGAAATCAAGGAAATAGACTCAAGCTATATCTGGGTTATAGATGATAGCTTTTTTATAGCTAGAGAGGATGCTCTTGATTTTATTGTTAATGCAAAAAATGAGTATCTAAATAAAAGCTTAATTATATATCTTAGAGCTGATTTTATAGTTGAAAACGAAGACTTGATGAGCGAACTTAAATCCTGGGGGATAGATGAGGTTATAGTTGGCTTTGAATCAGAAGATGAAAGTATGCTAAGCGAATATAATAAAGGTCAGACTGCAAATATTTATCAAAAAGCTGTAAACATCTTAAAAAAAGAAGCTATAGAGCTTACAGCACTTTTTATAGTCGATCCTGCATATGAAATAAAAGATTTTTTAAGGCTTTACAAATATATTAAAAAGCTAGATTTAGACCTTTACACTATTTCTATAATGACTCCGTTAAAAGGAACTTTAGATTACGAATTAAGAAAGCATGAGCTTATAGAAACTGATCCAAGAAAATTTGATTTTCTTCATTTGGTGCTCAAATCGAAGCTACCAAAGTGGCTATTTTATACTTTGTTTTACCTATGTCATCTAAGGTTAATAAAATCTAAGAGAATTAGAAAAATGATAAGAGGAAATTATGAAAAGTAA
- a CDS encoding DMT family transporter, translating to MKQTTNTKYVMMAIAAASLYGVSSPASKLLLEKLSPTIMASMLYLGAGIGMLTLQIIKKISKAQSYEASLTKKELPYIIGMIILDIAAPIFLMIGLTKTTSSNASLLNNFEIVATAMIALFIFKEAVGKRMWTAIFFITLSSIVLTFEDISSFTFSVGSVFVLLACVSWGLENNCTRMLSIKDPGQIVVIKGLGSGFGALLIAWLSKDIKIDISYALIALLLGFVAYGLSLLMYIRAQRELGAARTSAYYAAAPFIGVLISWIVLKEAITPSFLTALFIMLIGTYFAVTEDHEHAHIHTLETHEHKHRHDDNHHTHTHAPEFIGEHSHEHIHEEVTHSHSHTPEVHHRHQH from the coding sequence ATGAAGCAAACTACAAATACAAAATACGTTATGATGGCTATAGCGGCGGCATCTTTATATGGAGTTAGCTCTCCTGCATCAAAGCTATTGCTTGAAAAGCTAAGCCCAACAATTATGGCGTCCATGCTATATTTAGGAGCTGGAATTGGGATGCTTACACTTCAAATTATCAAAAAAATATCTAAAGCTCAAAGCTATGAAGCGAGCTTAACAAAAAAGGAGCTCCCATATATTATAGGTATGATAATCCTAGATATTGCGGCTCCTATATTTCTGATGATAGGACTTACAAAAACCACATCATCAAACGCTTCTTTATTAAATAATTTTGAAATAGTTGCAACTGCAATGATAGCATTATTTATCTTTAAGGAAGCTGTAGGAAAAAGAATGTGGACAGCTATTTTCTTTATTACATTATCGAGTATAGTACTGACCTTTGAAGATATAAGTAGCTTTACTTTTTCTGTAGGATCAGTTTTTGTTTTGCTTGCATGTGTGAGCTGGGGACTTGAAAATAATTGCACTAGAATGCTTTCAATTAAAGACCCTGGACAAATTGTAGTAATAAAGGGGTTAGGTTCGGGCTTTGGGGCTTTATTAATTGCTTGGTTATCAAAGGATATAAAAATTGATATTTCATATGCTTTGATTGCTTTGCTTTTGGGATTTGTTGCTTATGGTCTTAGTCTGCTTATGTATATTAGAGCCCAAAGAGAGCTTGGCGCGGCAAGAACAAGTGCATACTACGCAGCCGCTCCTTTTATTGGAGTGCTAATATCTTGGATAGTGTTAAAAGAAGCTATTACTCCATCTTTTCTCACAGCACTATTTATCATGCTAATTGGAACTTATTTTGCAGTGACCGAAGACCATGAGCATGCCCATATTCATACCTTAGAAACTCATGAACACAAGCATAGGCATGATGATAACCATCACACACATACCCATGCTCCAGAATTTATAGGTGAGCACAGTCATGAGCATATACATGAAGAAGTAACACATAGTCATTCACATACGCCAGAGGTTCATCATAGACACCAGCATTAG
- the corA gene encoding magnesium/cobalt transporter CorA, which produces MNIHDPFDLLRTKKQSIGTPPGTIDYSGDYSDVDIKIEVIRYNKDKFQIDAEADIKNISKIISGSDFEEEIIWINIIGLHNKKIIELIGSSLNIHHMDLEDIVHVSQWSKIINHNDYLFSIFKMIYLNEEEIIHEQVSVIVKNNLVITFQETPGDVFDHIRSRLESQKGQLRFEDSSYLFYSILDAIVDEYMLVINYISLRFNEIEMQIIEERSPNKEELYRLRKELLYFSNSISPLQDTLRRFVTEDSAFYTQDMLPYYSDIKDHLSQISDSIMGYREMSNSLHEVSMSNVSMRMNRAMMTLTIFSAIFIPLSFLAGVFGMNFKYMPGLNEPKSFIYFAIFCITLASGMITYFKARKWF; this is translated from the coding sequence ATGAATATCCATGACCCATTTGATTTATTAAGAACGAAAAAGCAATCTATCGGAACGCCTCCTGGAACTATTGATTATTCAGGAGATTATTCAGATGTAGATATAAAAATAGAGGTTATTAGATATAACAAAGATAAATTTCAAATCGATGCCGAGGCAGATATTAAAAATATAAGTAAAATAATTTCTGGTAGCGATTTCGAAGAGGAAATTATTTGGATTAATATTATAGGGCTTCACAATAAGAAGATAATAGAGCTGATTGGTAGTTCTCTAAATATCCATCATATGGATTTAGAAGATATTGTCCATGTTTCACAGTGGAGTAAAATAATAAACCATAATGATTATTTGTTTTCTATATTTAAAATGATATATCTAAATGAAGAGGAAATTATTCATGAACAGGTTTCAGTCATTGTAAAAAATAATTTAGTAATCACTTTTCAAGAAACGCCAGGAGATGTATTTGACCATATAAGAAGTAGATTAGAAAGTCAAAAAGGTCAGCTCAGATTCGAGGATTCAAGTTATCTATTTTATTCTATACTCGATGCAATAGTTGATGAATATATGCTTGTTATAAATTATATTTCTCTTAGATTTAATGAAATTGAGATGCAAATTATAGAAGAAAGAAGCCCAAATAAAGAAGAACTATATAGGCTTAGAAAAGAGCTTTTATATTTCAGCAATTCAATTTCTCCACTTCAAGATACCTTGAGAAGATTTGTAACTGAGGATAGTGCTTTTTATACTCAGGATATGTTACCTTATTATTCAGATATAAAGGACCACCTCAGCCAAATATCAGATTCAATTATGGGTTATAGAGAAATGAGCAATAGCCTTCATGAGGTTTCGATGTCAAACGTAAGCATGAGAATGAACAGAGCTATGATGACACTTACTATTTTTTCAGCTATCTTTATTCCTTTATCATTTTTGGCAGGAGTATTTGGTATGAATTTTAAGTATATGCCAGGCTTAAATGAACCAAAATCCTTTATTTACTTTGCTATATTTTGCATAACTCTAGCCTCTGGGATGATAACATATTTCAAAGCTAGAAAATGGTTTTAA
- a CDS encoding GNAT family N-acetyltransferase — translation MKIYTSISDVKSSEIEEDIKELLLLLEKVNSCGQQYYSCDKTLAVTYLHKLNIFNFKKGLKLELPVRIVAMPISMEMSSVFGDEANLDKILKNISGLSLVLNSDTPFTNRGRTLSNFMLYNKFNTFEDYMSSLRSSYRRRLNLAIEKGKDLRITRLEPEAFTSDHYKLYEDVYKRSDNKLELLHIEFFREFDSEMYEFRNAENEVLAFVQLLERNNQLLFIFCGFKEEDVKTYDIYYNMLLFIVNQGISRGVFSINFGQTSEESKSKIGCKEIPKYLYLHHNNPAIRGILKILTPYFSYKGYSKNHRVFKVKQ, via the coding sequence ATGAAAATCTACACCAGTATATCTGATGTAAAATCAAGCGAAATAGAAGAAGATATTAAGGAATTATTATTACTTTTGGAAAAAGTGAATAGTTGTGGACAACAATACTATAGCTGTGATAAAACACTGGCAGTTACATATTTGCATAAACTAAATATTTTCAATTTCAAGAAAGGCTTAAAGCTAGAGCTCCCAGTTAGAATAGTAGCAATGCCTATTTCTATGGAAATGAGCTCTGTTTTTGGAGATGAAGCTAATCTCGATAAGATATTAAAGAACATAAGTGGGTTAAGTCTTGTTTTAAACAGCGATACACCTTTTACTAATAGAGGAAGAACGCTTTCAAATTTTATGTTATATAATAAGTTCAATACCTTTGAGGATTATATGAGTTCTCTAAGAAGTAGCTATAGAAGAAGGCTAAACCTAGCGATTGAAAAAGGAAAAGACCTAAGAATAACAAGACTAGAGCCAGAAGCTTTCACTTCAGATCACTATAAGCTTTATGAGGATGTATATAAGCGCTCTGATAATAAGCTAGAGCTTCTTCATATTGAATTTTTTAGGGAATTTGACAGCGAAATGTATGAGTTTAGAAACGCTGAAAATGAAGTACTTGCGTTTGTGCAGCTACTAGAAAGAAATAATCAGCTATTATTTATTTTTTGCGGATTTAAAGAAGAAGATGTAAAAACCTATGATATCTATTACAACATGCTTTTATTTATAGTAAATCAAGGCATTAGTAGAGGCGTTTTTAGTATTAATTTTGGGCAGACTTCAGAAGAATCAAAATCCAAAATAGGCTGCAAAGAGATACCTAAATACCTATATCTTCACCATAATAATCCAGCTATTAGAGGTATATTAAAAATTCTTACTCCATATTTTTCATACAAGGGATACTCAAAAAATCACAGGGTATTTAAGGTGAAGCAATGA
- the mtnA gene encoding S-methyl-5-thioribose-1-phosphate isomerase — MSNNVLNFQSVRLDEDKNVLVILDQTVLPNSTSYLELETVEDVWDAIYKLQVRGAPAIGIAGAYGAYLGISKSTCENYEDFYAEFMKVKERIASSRPTAVNLFWALDRMEACLKQNKDKAVPEIIKALKAEAHFIRDEDEKVCKAIGEYSLSLLKPEMGILTHCNAGTIATAKYGTALAPLYLGAEKGYNFKVFADETRPLLQGARLTAWELNEAGIDVTLICDNMASIVMKNGWIDAVVVGCDRVAYNGDTANKIGTSGVAILAKEYGIPVYVHAPLSTIDLNTKTGKDIHIELRPGEEIYKTWYEKPMAPEGIKTYNPAFDVTDAKYITAIITEKGIAYPPYEESLPKLFEK, encoded by the coding sequence ATGTCTAATAATGTGCTTAACTTTCAGTCTGTAAGACTGGATGAAGATAAAAATGTACTTGTGATTTTAGATCAAACAGTGCTTCCTAATTCCACTTCGTACCTTGAGCTAGAGACAGTTGAGGATGTGTGGGATGCGATATATAAGCTACAAGTAAGAGGAGCACCTGCTATTGGAATAGCTGGAGCGTATGGAGCTTATCTTGGAATAAGCAAAAGCACCTGCGAAAATTATGAAGACTTTTATGCTGAGTTTATGAAAGTTAAAGAAAGAATTGCATCATCAAGACCAACTGCTGTAAATTTATTTTGGGCACTAGACCGTATGGAAGCTTGCCTAAAGCAAAATAAAGATAAAGCTGTACCAGAAATTATCAAAGCACTAAAAGCAGAAGCTCATTTTATTAGAGATGAAGATGAAAAGGTGTGTAAAGCAATAGGAGAATATTCACTTTCACTTTTAAAACCTGAGATGGGCATTCTTACTCATTGCAACGCTGGAACTATAGCTACGGCAAAATATGGTACAGCACTTGCACCACTTTATCTTGGAGCTGAAAAAGGATATAATTTCAAAGTATTTGCTGATGAAACAAGACCTCTTCTTCAAGGAGCAAGACTTACTGCTTGGGAGCTAAATGAAGCAGGAATAGATGTTACACTGATTTGTGACAACATGGCATCAATAGTTATGAAAAATGGATGGATAGATGCAGTGGTGGTAGGTTGTGATAGAGTGGCATATAACGGAGACACTGCAAATAAAATAGGAACATCAGGAGTGGCAATACTTGCGAAAGAATATGGAATTCCTGTATATGTTCATGCTCCACTTTCTACTATAGATTTAAATACAAAAACAGGAAAAGATATTCATATAGAGCTAAGACCTGGGGAAGAGATATACAAGACCTGGTATGAAAAGCCAATGGCTCCAGAAGGTATCAAAACCTATAATCCAGCTTTTGATGTAACAGATGCAAAATACATCACAGCTATAATAACAGAAAAAGGAATTGCATACCCTCCATATGAAGAATCACTTCCAAAGCTTTTTGAAAAATAA
- a CDS encoding class I SAM-dependent DNA methyltransferase, with product MKSKIWDFWAKHYHKLWVQKYSLGPTRNKVKKLIEELYIKEEASLLDIGCGVGELLYELQDINNIERHGLDFSEKMIEVSKLKNPKVTHYKLDVSSLDKIETRFNIITCTHSLPYYNSKRDILKQINELLKEEGRAIFAFASGNTFLDRLILLFVKLSTGPASYPSDKEFKMLIKDYFDIEKREVIKLRPYMPTIAVYSLRKVEK from the coding sequence ATGAAAAGTAAAATTTGGGATTTTTGGGCAAAGCATTATCATAAGCTATGGGTGCAGAAATATTCTCTAGGACCAACTAGAAATAAAGTTAAAAAGCTTATAGAAGAGCTTTATATAAAAGAAGAGGCTTCACTTTTGGATATAGGCTGTGGAGTAGGGGAACTACTTTATGAGCTACAAGATATTAATAATATCGAAAGGCATGGCTTAGATTTTTCTGAGAAAATGATAGAGGTATCTAAGCTAAAAAATCCTAAGGTGACTCATTATAAGCTTGATGTGAGCAGTCTAGATAAAATAGAAACTAGATTTAATATAATCACTTGTACACATTCTCTCCCATACTATAATTCAAAACGAGATATACTAAAGCAAATCAATGAGCTTTTAAAAGAGGAAGGAAGAGCTATTTTTGCATTTGCAAGTGGAAATACCTTTCTTGATAGGCTCATACTTTTGTTTGTAAAGCTAAGTACTGGGCCAGCATCTTACCCTAGCGATAAGGAATTCAAAATGCTAATCAAGGATTATTTTGACATAGAAAAAAGAGAAGTAATTAAGCTAAGACCATATATGCCAACAATTGCGGTATATTCTCTTAGAAAGGTGGAAAAATGA